The following coding sequences lie in one Falsibacillus albus genomic window:
- the folB gene encoding dihydroneopterin aldolase: MDKIYVHQMEFYGYHGVFQEETKLGQRFRVDLTVELDLKKAGKTDDLAESVNYADLYHVCKEIVEGKPYKLVEAVAEKICEAILDQFSKINQVTVKLIKPDPPIPGHYQSVAVEIQRGR, encoded by the coding sequence ATGGATAAAATTTATGTTCATCAAATGGAGTTTTATGGATACCACGGAGTGTTTCAAGAAGAAACCAAACTTGGCCAGCGATTCCGCGTTGACTTGACTGTCGAACTGGATTTGAAAAAAGCAGGGAAAACGGATGATCTAGCCGAAAGTGTCAATTATGCAGATTTATACCACGTATGCAAAGAGATCGTGGAAGGCAAGCCTTATAAGCTTGTGGAGGCTGTAGCAGAAAAGATATGCGAGGCTATCCTAGATCAATTCTCAAAAATAAACCAAGTAACGGTGAAGCTGATTAAACCTGACCCGCCGATTCCGGGGCATTACCAATCCGTAGCCGTTGAAATTCAAAGAGGTAGATAG
- the folK gene encoding 2-amino-4-hydroxy-6-hydroxymethyldihydropteridine diphosphokinase gives MDNIAYISLGSNMGDREAYLKKAMALLQRNDAISILAASSIYETDPVGYTEQGNFLNMAIKVETSFSAQELLSVILDAEMKLGRKREIKWGPRTIDLDILLYNNENIETKNLIIPHPRMHERAFVLVPLVEIEPDLAHSSKDTPYIQVLDEIPDKEGVRLWKQTNGEDVYELIEN, from the coding sequence ATGGACAACATTGCATATATATCACTAGGTTCTAACATGGGGGATCGCGAAGCTTATTTAAAAAAAGCTATGGCACTGCTTCAAAGAAACGATGCCATTTCAATCCTCGCCGCATCCTCCATATATGAAACCGATCCAGTGGGCTACACAGAACAAGGAAATTTTTTAAATATGGCTATTAAAGTAGAAACATCATTTTCAGCTCAGGAGCTACTGTCCGTCATCTTGGACGCCGAAATGAAACTTGGAAGAAAAAGGGAAATCAAGTGGGGGCCGCGAACTATCGACTTGGACATTTTGCTGTATAATAACGAAAATATCGAAACAAAAAATTTGATTATTCCTCATCCCCGAATGCACGAGAGGGCGTTCGTGCTCGTTCCTTTAGTGGAAATCGAACCTGATCTTGCGCATTCAAGCAAAGATACCCCCTACATTCAAGTTCTAGATGAAATACCTGACAAAGAAGGAGTTCGGTTATGGAAGCAGACAAATGGGGAAGACGTATACGAGCTTATAGAAAACTAA
- the lysS gene encoding lysine--tRNA ligase: MSHEEINDQWKVRLEKMEEMREKGLDPFGKRFDRTHTSAQIKEQFDQFSKEELEEKTESVSIAGRVMTKRGKGKAGFAHLQDLDGQIQIYVRKDAIGEEAYEIFNSVDLGDIIAITGTVFKTKVGELSVKAKEFTFLTKALRPLPDKFHGLKDVEQRYRQRYLDLITSDESKKTFIARSLIIQSMRRYLDNNGYLEVETPMMHAIAGGASARPFTTHHNALDMPLFMRIAIELHLKRLIVGGLEKVYEIGRVFRNEGVSTRHNPEFTMIELYEAYADYKDIMKLTENLVAHIAKEVLGTTTVQYGDYEVNLEPEWRRLHMVDAIKEYTGVDMWKEMSNEEARALANEHGVEIKDNMTYGHIVNEFFEQKVEEKLIQPTFIYGHPVEISPLAKKNDEDPRFTDRFELFIVAREHANAFTELNDPIDQRQRFEAQLKEREQGNDEAHMMDNDFVEALEYGMPPTGGLGIGIDRLVMLLTNSPSIRDVLLFPLMRHRD, translated from the coding sequence ATGAGTCACGAAGAAATAAACGACCAGTGGAAAGTTCGTTTGGAAAAAATGGAGGAAATGCGCGAAAAAGGGCTCGATCCATTCGGGAAACGCTTTGACCGCACTCACACTTCCGCTCAAATCAAGGAACAATTCGATCAATTCTCCAAGGAAGAATTAGAGGAAAAAACTGAATCGGTATCCATCGCTGGCCGCGTAATGACAAAACGCGGAAAAGGAAAAGCCGGGTTTGCCCATCTTCAAGACCTTGATGGACAAATTCAAATTTATGTCCGAAAAGATGCCATCGGGGAAGAAGCATATGAAATCTTCAATTCTGTGGACCTAGGAGACATCATTGCCATCACAGGAACTGTATTCAAGACGAAAGTTGGCGAGTTGTCCGTTAAGGCAAAAGAATTCACATTCTTGACTAAAGCCCTCCGTCCGCTTCCGGATAAATTCCATGGATTGAAGGACGTAGAACAACGTTACCGTCAACGCTACCTGGACTTGATTACAAGTGATGAAAGCAAGAAAACCTTCATCGCCCGCAGCTTAATCATCCAATCCATGCGTCGCTACCTAGACAACAATGGATACTTGGAAGTGGAAACGCCAATGATGCATGCCATTGCAGGCGGAGCATCTGCCCGACCTTTTACCACGCATCATAATGCATTGGACATGCCTCTTTTCATGCGTATTGCGATAGAGCTTCATCTGAAGAGATTGATCGTCGGCGGTTTGGAAAAAGTCTATGAAATCGGACGAGTATTCCGGAATGAGGGTGTATCAACCCGTCATAACCCAGAATTCACTATGATCGAACTTTATGAAGCATATGCTGACTATAAAGATATCATGAAGCTTACAGAAAACCTTGTCGCGCATATTGCTAAGGAAGTGCTTGGCACAACGACTGTCCAATATGGCGACTACGAAGTCAATTTGGAACCTGAATGGCGCCGGCTTCACATGGTCGATGCAATCAAGGAATATACGGGCGTCGACATGTGGAAAGAGATGTCAAACGAAGAAGCACGCGCATTGGCCAATGAGCATGGTGTGGAAATCAAGGATAATATGACATATGGCCATATTGTTAACGAGTTCTTTGAACAAAAAGTAGAAGAGAAGCTCATTCAGCCTACTTTCATCTACGGGCATCCAGTTGAGATCTCTCCATTGGCAAAGAAAAACGATGAAGATCCTCGCTTCACTGATCGATTTGAGCTATTTATCGTTGCACGTGAGCACGCAAATGCATTCACTGAGCTGAATGATCCGATTGATCAGCGTCAACGCTTTGAAGCGCAATTGAAAGAACGTGAACAAGGAAACGACGAAGCGCACATGATGGATAACGACTTCGTGGAAGCACTTGAATATGGAATGCCGCCAACGGGTGGCTTGGGAATCGGAATCGACCGCCTTGTTATGCTGTTGACAAATTCCCCATCCATCCGCGACGTCCTCCTCTTCCCGTTGATGAGGCATCGTGATTAA
- a CDS encoding helix-turn-helix transcriptional regulator, producing MEADKWGRRIRAYRKLKGYTQEGLARELGVSVSLLGEIERGNRLPSEDLLKEVSGILGITLEELTPPEDMKN from the coding sequence ATGGAAGCAGACAAATGGGGAAGACGTATACGAGCTTATAGAAAACTAAAAGGATACACACAAGAAGGCCTGGCGCGGGAACTGGGAGTGTCGGTATCCTTATTGGGTGAAATAGAAAGAGGGAACCGGCTTCCTTCCGAAGATTTACTGAAGGAAGTATCCGGGATCTTAGGTATAACGTTAGAGGAGTTGACTCCTCCGGAAGATATGAAGAATTAA